The Methanooceanicella nereidis genomic interval TTTTTGCCCCTTTTTATTTTTATTATTAAAAAATATTGAACGTAATTTTATTATAACTTACAATAATAATCTTACTATTATGAACCAGAGAAAATATTTCCTGCTGACAATGATAACGATCATTTTGTTTTTCGTCCTGATCTCAGGATGCACTGAGGAGAAAGCTGTGATCAAGACTTTTAACGAGTCGAATAGCGGCGAGACCGTGAATATTGAAAATGGCGAAATATTCCATATACAGCTATTTGAAAACCCGTCGACGGGGTACAGCTGGAATATGACGTATACCGAAGGCCTTGAGCTGATGAGCGATGAATATACCCAGAGCAATACCACCGAGCAGATCGTCGGCGCAGGCGGCACCCACGACTGGGAGTTTAAAGCTATTAAGACCGGAGAGCAGCAGATAAAAGGTATATATCATCGTCCATGGGAAGGGATCAACGAAAGCATAAATTACACTACTTTCGAATTAATCGTAAAAGTGGCCTGAACAGGATATTCAGGCCTTTATTACTGATCTCCCATCATTTTCGATGGTTTATTATTTTTGTTTTTTCCAGAATCCCGTGATTAACGATGGTATCGGTCCGGGTTAGATTGACTATAGCATAATTATCGGCAAGATCGAACTTCCTGACCCCGGATGTGATATTTTCCCATTTTTCGCCTGATCTTAAGATGATCGTCTCATTATTATACTCCATTGTCACCGTGCCGCTGCTATCCATGGACACTATTTTCATCGCATCCTTCTCGTAAGGAAGCCCGTAAACACCTTGCAGGACAGTGCCTGCGCCACCTCCTGCGGCACCGCTTAGACTTCTGCCATCCCCGTAGATCATTTTCAGCGTGTCGTTAACTTCAAAATAAAACAACCCTGACAGTGTTTTTGTTTCCTCGTCATAACTGTACGTCGGAAAATCGATCATCGGCCCCATATATTCTCCCTGCACCATACTTCCGTTTATGTGTACGTGATGGTCGATAAAAATAAATTTATCATGGTCGGTGAAATTATCGTGATCAGTTTTATCGTTCAGGCACATGCTGGTGAATATAAAGACGAGGACCAGGCATACAATAATAATGTATTTTATAGCGCGATCTTTTTGCTGCATGTTCAAGCACCGGATATGATCAGTTCAAACTGACGTTTTCTGCGGCCGGAAGCATTACGATGAACCTTGTGCCTTTTGTCCGGTCTCCGGAGACCCGGTCCTCCACATTGATCGTCCCGTTGAACGTCTCGACGAGCATATTTACAAGGTACAGGCCCAATCCATTTCCGCCCGTCCTTGTCTTACTCCGGTGCATACGGTCAAACACGATAGGTTTCATATCATCGGGTATTCCGGGGCCGTCATCCTCCACTTCGATCCTGTAATACTTTTTATCGCCCTCTAATATCTCGACTGATCTGACTTTAACAATGATCGGGCCGTTTGAATGTTTTACCGAGTTGTTTAAGAGATTAGTGAATATGTCTTTGACGAGAGGGTTGGCAAGTACGCATCCTTTGAGGCCGTCGTACTCGATCGAGATGTCTCTCCCCGGAATGTCACTGTATTCCTGAATGGCTTCCAGCAGGACTTCTTCGAGGTCTACAGGCTCAAAACTGAAGTTATCGGTTTTCAGCTTACGTATTTTCCTGACGTTTTGTATCAGGTTCGAGCTGTTTTCCAGAGCTTCTAACGGCTTTACTAAAAATGTTTTATTATCATCATTAAGATTGAAAGTGTCCAGGGCCATTTCCAGATAGCCTATGCCTATCTGGTTCATATTATTGATGTCGTGCCCCATAAGGTCTATATAAAGCTCGACCTGCATTTTTTCCTGTAACAGCTCTTCTTCGGCCCGTTTACGCTCGGTGATGTCCTCTGACAGGACAATATAGCTCGATATTTTATTTTCGGATGAATATGTCGGGAAAACCTTCATTGAAACGTATTTATCCTGCATGCTGTCGTGGTCATTCAGTTTAAGCCCCGACAATACCACTATACTGCCTTTTTTAACCCTGAGTATCTTGTCCTTGAACTCTTCGCTCAGTTTATCCCCCTGATTAAAAATGCTAAAACCAGCGATATTTTGATCGTTAAGGTCGAACATTCTTTTAAAGGACTTATTGGAAAGGATTATCCCCCCGTTAATGTCGCAAATGCATATGCCGTCGGGAGATTGCATTATCAGGTCATGCATAAGATGTTTCGTATCGTATAGCTCCTTATTTACCTCTTCTATTGTCGTAGGCCGGATACCGCTTAACGAGTAAATGACCAGCGCAACCGCGACCACTATCAGCATGAGGTCATAAAAGAACTGCGAATATCCGAACGTATCGTACATGCCCAGGTAAGCCACCAGGTTCAAAGAGTCGCCTATTATGCTGAGAAGAAAATCTGCGAGGATTATAGAAAAGGCGTATCGGTATTTAGTTGGCATATAGATGATTAGAAGTATCGAAGCCTGCGTAAGAATGCCAATATCGATCAGGACACATGACCCGTATACCAGTATATCAAACGCATTACTGCTTCCTTCAAAAATGTTGACCGCCATGAAATAGACTATCAGAAAAGCTGACGCTGCATTCACAAAAATGATAAAATGCCTGATCTGCTGTTTGATCTGATCATAATGCACTCTCACGATCATGAACAGGGTCACCAGAACGGCCGAACACGCCATGATCATGATCATCTTTCCTGCGGGCACAAGCCATGGAAGATCAAACGTCACCGGCATCAGGTACCATAGTATTCCCGAGATCGAAAGAAGAAAATAGTTGGCTGCCAAACCGAGAAATATTATTTTCAGATTTTTATCAGTACTGGACCAGTAAAGTTGTATGGACAGAGGCAGGCATATCATGAGTAAAAGCACGGCAGATATGACTGTGATCATGGTCAGGAACTCGTTGACATATGAGTAGATCAAAATCGTTACCAGGGACATGGAAATAGCGCACTGGAAAGATATCAATATGAAAAGAAATATATTGAACATTTTTACTTTTTTGACCTCGTCATACATGTTATCGATTAACTACTTTATTATTCTATTAATAAATAATTATTGAACGTTAAATTTAAAAAAAGTGTAAATTAAATTTACACAGGTCAAAGATATTATCAGGATCATACTTCATAAAAATAAGATAACACAGGGATTTCTTACATTAAACTTAAAATTTTTTTATAAAAATTGGTTTTTCCGAGATTTTTTTTCAATTAAATGTTAAATTAATTTTATATAAATATAAATAATTATAAATTTTTTTAAATAATAAATAAAAAATTTGAATAATATAAATTATAAAATTTATTTGATATAATTGAGGTATACAGGTATGTATGAGATCTCTTTTAAAAAGAACAGGATATCGAATATTTTCACACGCCTTTCGAACGAGTTTATTTATGGCGGGCACCTCGTGTCTTTACATGCTCCATCGCATGTCCTGACAATTGCGATACTTTTAAGCATGGGTGTTGAATTTTCCATACTATTGATCGCCTACATAATTCCGCTGATAGTCTACGCATATAATTACTACGGCGAGCTGGAAAAGGATATTCTCACAAATCCCGAAAGAGCGGCATACCTGGATAAAAAGATAAGATCATTCCCATACGTACTGGGATTTTACATCGTGTCCCTTTTTGCATTAATGCTCATTTTTGCGAACATGTACCTTATCTATTTCATCCTTGCATTAATAATCGGAGGAGTATTATTTACGGTCTTTTTTAAAGACCTTACAAAAATAGTACCATGCTTTAAAAACATATACACATCGTTCACATGGGCGATAGCCGGAGCTTTTTTCCTGCTTATAAATTATTCGCTTGAATTCAGGCCATTCTTCGTGCTGCTTTTCTTATTTATATTCATGAGGTCCATTCTAAACGTGTTCTTTTTCGATCTTAAAGATCTTGAGGGCGACAGACAAAGGGGTTTATTGACGATACCGGTCATGGTCGGTAAAGAAAAAACATTGAAATTCTTACACGCGCTGAACTTATTCTCGTTTTCGCCGATCATCATAGGGATATTTATCGGAGAGATCCCCGCACTGGCGTCATTCCTGCTTCTTACAGGCATTTATGCCTTTTATTACCTGAAGAGAGCGGAAACTACTGAAGAAAGAGAACTTCGGCAAATATCCTATATGATAGTGGATTCGGAATTTATTTTCTGGCCTGTTTTGCTTTTGATCGGAAAAATCCTACTTAATGTAAGCGTCTTTTAAAAAAATAAAATAAATAACGAGATTTTTTAAATCCAAAATTTTTAATTTAAAAATTTAAAAAATTATTATTTAATTTTTATCGATAAAATATGGCTTTGAAATAAAAATCATTCATGTGAAAACTTTATATCATAAAACCGTTAAAAAACTATAATATTCGTAATTACAAAATTGAAATTATGATTTAGAAAAAATAGAATCGATATTAATGTAAAATTATGTAAATATAAATAATAAAATTAATAGCTTAATAACAAATCAATAAATAAAATCCACTTTAAAAGTAGGAAAAAGTATGACCGAGAATGTAAATGCGAACACAACAATGGAAAAATGGATAGCAGATGTTAAATATTCCAGGCTATTCTCCGAGATGCAGAACGAGCTTATATACGGGGGACATCTTGCATCAATGGTATCCCCGGCTTTTGTACTGTCAGTGGCAGCGATCCTGAACACTGCAGTTGATCTGCCCATATTGTTAATATCATATCTCATACCCCTGATAGTATACAGCTACAATTATTATGGTGAGCTGGAAAAAGATATGCTTACAAACCCGGAAAGGGCTTCTTTCGTAGAAAAGAAGGTCAAATCGTATCCGGTCAGGATAGTTGCCTATATACTGATCTTAGGGTTGCTGCTATTATTTTTCGCGAACTATTACCTCATAGGGTTCATTTTCGCCCTGGTGTTCGGCGGAATTTTGTTCACGGTCTTCCTAAAGGACTTAACAAAAAAGATAGTCTGTTTTAAGAATGTGTACACAGCCCTGATGTGGGCGTCATCGGGCGCGTTTCTTTTCCTCTTCTATTATTCGCTGGACTTGAACCTCGCATTCGTCCTTATATTCATATTCATATTCCTGAAGGTCATATTGAACGTCATATTCTTTGATCTTAAGGACATCGAAGGGGACGGGGAGAGAGGATTAAAGACCCTGCCCGTGCTACTGGGCAAGAATGGTACGCTCAAGTTCTTACATGGCCTGAGCATTTTCGCATTCGTACCGTTATTCATAGGGATCTACCTGGGAGTGATACCGCTTTTTGCCCTATCGCTATTATCATTATGCATATACAATTACTATTACCTTAAAAAAGCGGAGACTATCGACAACAGGAATCTTCGTATCCTGTCATACACCATGGCGGATGCGGAATTTCTCATCTGGCCGATACTGCTTCTGGTTGGAAAGACGATCTTCTTAAGCGTTGCGTAACAAGGCAAGTATCAAACCGGTCATCGATAAGGTCATTCCGGCCTTATCTTTCCTATTTTTAATTTTATTGTCATTGTTCCTGGAATAGCAATAAAAGAGCCAGAACGTTACATAATAACAGCGCCAGTATCACGATCTTCAGGACCCAGGTCGGCGTGCTCTCGACCCCTTCCTCTGTCAGTTTTCTATTTATGGCCGAGTAGCTCCGGTAAGCGATCACGAATACCACCGTTGCGGTCGTAATGAAAACAACGCCTATTATCCGTAGAGCCCATAACCAATGGCTGAGCTCTAAAAGCCTTGGAAGCGCCAGTGCCACGGCTACCAGAGACAGCCCGGTCCGTATCCATGCGCTAAGGGTACGCTCGTTGGCAAGAAGATTTCTCTCCTTTGCCAGAAAGGTCCTTTCATGCGCGAGCTTAATCTGATCTTTCACTTCTTCTTCGCTATGCTCCGGTCCGACATCAGCCACTTTCAGGTACACCGCCCGTAAATAGAAATGAGAACATTTTAAAGCCCTGATGAGGCGTTAAAATACATTACTTTAATAAAATGTTAAAAAATTAAAATTTAAAATAGTTTATAATGGAAAACTCGAAAAAATATAAGAGCGTTACAGGATTTAACTTTTTAGATCAATTTTATAGTTCCTGCCTGCCATGGATTTTATGCCATAGATTTCGTCAGAACGTTATAGATATACGCTATCAGAAAACCGGCTATAAAACCGTCCACGATGGCCCATATAAGGCCGATGATACTCCCGATCACCGATAGTTCATAGCCGAGATAAACGGAACCGATCGTTGATACTGCCTGCACGCCCCATCCGAGAAAAGTGGCCATAAGCCCGAGCATTAAAACACCAAAGCCCCAGATGATGCCCAGGGCTAATCCGAATTGAACTGGTTTGATCTCTTTGACCATCCTCCCACCATAAAGAGTTCTGACGTTACGAATAAATCTGTTGTCGATAATATTAACGCAAAATCATTTTGTTACGGTTAAAAAATACATAACCTTTATTTATCGAATGCCCAATTTTGCCCTGTACAGGTATCGGTCATAGATAGATGATAATTAATACAGGATCCCTTATATCCGATATAGTAATTAAATAAAGACACAATAATAAATAACCTGGTAAATGAATATTTAGTACATTAATAGTTTTTTATGACATGCTCATAAATCTTAATTTTATAATGAGCTTATATATAGCATATATAGTTTGTATTAAACATATATAAGTAAAACATAATTAGTAATAATTACATAAAGATAATATTGATATAGTATATTTAACTAAATAAATTAAATATAAAAATTAGTTAATAAAAAATAGTATGGAGCCATGAGAGTATAAAGGGAGGTGCGAGGGTGAGTAAACTTTGTATCGGGTTTGAGGTCCATCAACCTTATAGAT includes:
- a CDS encoding protease inhibitor I42 family protein translates to MNQRKYFLLTMITIILFFVLISGCTEEKAVIKTFNESNSGETVNIENGEIFHIQLFENPSTGYSWNMTYTEGLELMSDEYTQSNTTEQIVGAGGTHDWEFKAIKTGEQQIKGIYHRPWEGINESINYTTFELIVKVA
- a CDS encoding sensor histidine kinase, with the protein product MYDEVKKVKMFNIFLFILISFQCAISMSLVTILIYSYVNEFLTMITVISAVLLLMICLPLSIQLYWSSTDKNLKIIFLGLAANYFLLSISGILWYLMPVTFDLPWLVPAGKMIMIMACSAVLVTLFMIVRVHYDQIKQQIRHFIIFVNAASAFLIVYFMAVNIFEGSSNAFDILVYGSCVLIDIGILTQASILLIIYMPTKYRYAFSIILADFLLSIIGDSLNLVAYLGMYDTFGYSQFFYDLMLIVVAVALVIYSLSGIRPTTIEEVNKELYDTKHLMHDLIMQSPDGICICDINGGIILSNKSFKRMFDLNDQNIAGFSIFNQGDKLSEEFKDKILRVKKGSIVVLSGLKLNDHDSMQDKYVSMKVFPTYSSENKISSYIVLSEDITERKRAEEELLQEKMQVELYIDLMGHDINNMNQIGIGYLEMALDTFNLNDDNKTFLVKPLEALENSSNLIQNVRKIRKLKTDNFSFEPVDLEEVLLEAIQEYSDIPGRDISIEYDGLKGCVLANPLVKDIFTNLLNNSVKHSNGPIIVKVRSVEILEGDKKYYRIEVEDDGPGIPDDMKPIVFDRMHRSKTRTGGNGLGLYLVNMLVETFNGTINVEDRVSGDRTKGTRFIVMLPAAENVSLN
- a CDS encoding UbiA family prenyltransferase, with the protein product MYEISFKKNRISNIFTRLSNEFIYGGHLVSLHAPSHVLTIAILLSMGVEFSILLIAYIIPLIVYAYNYYGELEKDILTNPERAAYLDKKIRSFPYVLGFYIVSLFALMLIFANMYLIYFILALIIGGVLFTVFFKDLTKIVPCFKNIYTSFTWAIAGAFFLLINYSLEFRPFFVLLFLFIFMRSILNVFFFDLKDLEGDRQRGLLTIPVMVGKEKTLKFLHALNLFSFSPIIIGIFIGEIPALASFLLLTGIYAFYYLKRAETTEERELRQISYMIVDSEFIFWPVLLLIGKILLNVSVF
- a CDS encoding UbiA family prenyltransferase, coding for MTENVNANTTMEKWIADVKYSRLFSEMQNELIYGGHLASMVSPAFVLSVAAILNTAVDLPILLISYLIPLIVYSYNYYGELEKDMLTNPERASFVEKKVKSYPVRIVAYILILGLLLLFFANYYLIGFIFALVFGGILFTVFLKDLTKKIVCFKNVYTALMWASSGAFLFLFYYSLDLNLAFVLIFIFIFLKVILNVIFFDLKDIEGDGERGLKTLPVLLGKNGTLKFLHGLSIFAFVPLFIGIYLGVIPLFALSLLSLCIYNYYYLKKAETIDNRNLRILSYTMADAEFLIWPILLLVGKTIFLSVA
- a CDS encoding YidH family protein, whose product is MADVGPEHSEEEVKDQIKLAHERTFLAKERNLLANERTLSAWIRTGLSLVAVALALPRLLELSHWLWALRIIGVVFITTATVVFVIAYRSYSAINRKLTEEGVESTPTWVLKIVILALLLCNVLALLLLFQEQ
- a CDS encoding bacteriophage holin, which encodes MVKEIKPVQFGLALGIIWGFGVLMLGLMATFLGWGVQAVSTIGSVYLGYELSVIGSIIGLIWAIVDGFIAGFLIAYIYNVLTKSMA